A genome region from Anastrepha ludens isolate Willacy chromosome 3, idAnaLude1.1, whole genome shotgun sequence includes the following:
- the LOC128857108 gene encoding glycine-rich selenoprotein-like yields MVYIDRDGRVLERRPWTVSRVLEIFTGLWFVMITFFRGLVAPFVKDERSSSGSNNRRGGWGGGFGGGGGGGGGGGGGGGSGGGGGNGGGGGFGPNRRIGRINNRSIDAPCGSCCG; encoded by the exons ATGGACGCGTTTTGGAGCGCCGACCTTGGACCGTGTCTCgtgttttagaaattttcacAGGCCTGTGGTTTGTGATGATCACCTT TTTCAGAGGACTTGTAGCGCCATTCGTAAAGGACGAGAGAAGTAGCAGCGGAAGTAATAATCGTAGAGGCGGTTGGGGCGGCGGCTTCGGCGGCGGTGGCGGTGGTGGAggaggtggtggtggtggtggaggtAGTGGTGGCGGCGGGGGAAACGGTGGTGGTGGCGGATTCGGTCCAAACCGTCGTATTGGACGTATCAATAACCGATCAATAGATGCGCCTTGTGGCAGTTGCTGcggataa
- the LOC128857109 gene encoding zinc finger FYVE domain-containing protein 26 homolog, translating to MSEIMEHIHSRESNMQEYLELLPPSECSLLKSWLQALGPDIDSSGPANFESITQQLKRRTYPTLQILNLNREKSKLHIRRVIAEVLQLLLTQNDSKCRAQFINFIVNFPLNILDVTSLRLRLIKQLISEMAQTDDAYLALLARQESNLLVEVLEQSQEQWQNCTTGVPNKEFVLHQALRYKQHFAPLVAIHLKNAHSVADKGLRNNLLILKIANELSNTTQTLAEVGNINKWLTEYSVDDTPAHLKEMHKFFYADFQRIAIIIDFLKRFSEAYKCIPLDTILNTRYALNLLYDYDIDVSFEDTRRLLEATRKWQIHLSKTKCLYELEMETLNYYTALSTVCDIMLPITINCNSDTYYDGKIQQLNAMLRKILNVDMLCALIEDIFQLIFLRWEHLRMSSNIFFSAIRPNRSHSGHSSAANSTAAATDETHTTSMRSTPTSASSGRHGFICNGRSLQAIFGFLKNFITKKIHSEDYKHASERVQLRFQRIIDVISEALWKYSVLEKFDNSPILANIQQKYGLAPEDLLQLVRVHADAVDKSSSDDDSRDRSNHASLSRRKAARKKRRATISGAAGVVRPMLQESELNQGSGNLMARSVTAAEDGAQNPVHELKSRREFDSFTERSIIPQMLGSPEDLAIVALSLNNFNDVKFIIETFHLQNTALNRELLFVEQQQQIKHKLATIYEKYEQKEQCSGVADPPKATVEQIRNVADKGFSISRIISVIDKFALTQSIQATPEQQQICQRHMNNPQYSFLRNFETHNLNAIIITDLVLNLPFNREIISNVLTVIRRQQQVPSGSMSRSFRTEATATATAGNTSNTNSQLYGDMGALTLLENLSECLASLKQQRLSQLLYDNHYSLKPHKLAVELQRERAFHSVFLKAASEIGHIDDLRTHGSLFHDLQAKCNYYQRFIAYVQQLAYLVHLRDRNIEYHTSALLKINICDVIGELIFECDMTPLEIEANVSALNLNLVHVIALNVCPEIAGKCGGVGGWKGVWRKISDQKAENILNYVANQNSLLARLLQGVINAADVSLSANNLSTQYLESLLELEEIECLAQLFDGNKFVAALRSDYDPRDLVANVTSKLTQLELLTLELGYQPKALQQARTDQLLVQVIEEDARNICLAGRIHDVGVRAKLIRDNFTKIATTRLAKELIENTLQHKHAATSISVALRHQLEETLADITIYAKVSEVLQFETWPRAYDFGLKTPTAIFEKLLQLHLYKLCYNWCRVVKLTAHFAAQKQRFLDVLLYALLEFHDDIGDSSTSAVGVGDGESEVNKYLLQILETFPVADVVEFLDKHKDKFRSVYLMSYAVDYLSRHNPHECQSYRNYKISLVIFEQLTPNELAPFWKLFKYPLLIIEQLVMNTKFETLTKVLAAVRSALSHVDAVDAQVCSFCFDKRGHIYDIHTRSPNSPLKVKFQLGTDTGHTTNSAFILLNFNLYQKNHVITHECIDLLLRIYGTKALDYHVSDIASSSERISQTTDMQQSLDSLCGAFQMPPTAPTRDDWVRDDDATHCMCCHRAAFTMLMRRHHCRRCGRVVCFACSTHRMRIPALYDDVEVRVCNDCFSKTEEAQRKRAEAEVKRDGATTAVGNGARVREIDAYKWQLCGNITHDKLLREEFCYEHAPSVALCLSILAFHQGQQKCVDLLLYHCHKLEKLFVPNPEVDYELVAKMMSCLALAAKVRGGPPEIETIREHAAIIMSVVQNGCEALIPAGPLNNHSLRKLGDSLVQAEKWDLAFEVHLKCGFPTAGVMAAHGLSCLRAGCFDTAREKFSHCMTKLSSEYINAKICKYIMSTSTDADNNESPFEWYNDVDIQAIKRPQRGPPLLQEIVKTIENTPCLKPQPETLKRASLIRSSNTSLASLLSRRKDPCPIRLHEPALGILNTLANLKKITKGQYTEVHSNFSGLHTNLDNKSRQYLQHTRGFEECLHYVLTYGSHTDVLQFLMRHHELIATLKYYIEQNLETELFIQNIFLISLRNGAVPTLIEHMQKLDASLSIWRVTLLQTCHYLETQNLLNSLYQLQLLLQDPVRASMTCVRFYSKNCDSFQKLHANAMHLHNAHKHLQSQLEVTQWDKVDLEPMLRKRNSSVGSRRSSRGSGAHTPALHSSFLMEMDARALNSHINTILMQLEVAKFLAHCEKESNPAEEPITLKTLKQIRLDHSLKLKLPTLFDGLQERIEISILILLCGKNIDEGFGLTYRIINHYKLPGMKVFAAAAKFLACNQRIGEVEKLISCITSNNGIQTRDIDEILSVAINSACNSNAPEVKAALDNLAKKIHSVELRISCHIFIGQLKSAYLLANKYERIGDIRRILRQAELTNQVHIKKLCERKLNFNAAARE from the exons ATGTCGGAGATAATGGAGCACATACATTCCCGAGAGTCAAATATGCAGGAATACTTGGAGCTACTGCCCCCGTCGGAATGTAGCTTGCTAAAG AGTTGGCTGCAGGCCTTAGGCCCCGACATCGACTCTAGCGGACCagcaaatttcgaaagcataacGCAACAGCTGAAGCGCCGCACATACCCAACATTACAGATATTGAATTTGAACCGCGAGAAATCCAAACTTCATATTCGGCGTGTAATCGCTGAAGTGTTGCAGCTATTATTGACGCAAAATGATAGCAAATGTAGGGCACAGTTCATTAATTTCATTGTGAACTTTCCGCTAAATATACTGGATGTGACGTCATTACGCTTAAGgttaataaaacaattaatttcggAGATGGCGCAGACTGATGATGCTTACTTAGCTTTGCTGGCACGACAGGAGTCCAACCTATTAGTGGAAGTACTTGAACAGTCACAGGAGCAGTGGCAGAATTGCACAACAGGCGTACCCAATAAAGAATTCGTATTGCATCAGGCTTTGCGCTATAAGCAGCATTTTGCACCGTTGGTAGCGATACACTTGAAGAATGCGCATAGTGTGGCCGATAAGGGGCTGCGTAATAATTTGCTGATATTGAAAATTGCCAATGAGCTATCCAATACCACACAAACATTGGCCGAAGTGGGCAACATAAACAAATGGTTGACAGAATATTCTGTTGACGATACTCCGGCGCATTTGAAGGAAATGCATAAATTTTTCTATGCCGATTTTCAGCGCATTGCAATTATTATAGATTTCTTGAAAAGGTTCTCGGAAGCATATAAATGCATTCCATTAGATACAATACTAAATACGCGTTACGCTCTAAATCTGCTGTATGACTACGACATCGATGTCAG TTTCGAAGATACCCGTCGCTTATTGGAAGCCACACGCAAGTGGCAAATACATTTATCAAAAACGAAATGTCTTTATGAACTTGAAAtggaaacattaaattattacaCAGCCTTGTCCACTGTGTGCGACATAATGCTGCCCATCACAATTAACTGTAATTCGGATACATATTACGACGGCAAGATTCAGCAATTGAACGCAATGCTGCGGAAAATACTCAACGTGGACATGTTATGCGCACTTATCGAAGACATTTTCCAGTTGATTTTTCTGCGCTGGGAGCATTTGCGCATGTcttcgaatatatttttttctgcaattCGGCCGAATCGTAGTCACTCTGGACACTCAAGCGCCGCTAATAGCACAGCTGCAGCTACCGATGAGACTCATACAACGTCGATGCGTTCAACGCCCACTTCAGCTAGCAGCGGACGTCATGGTTTCATTTGTAACGGTCGTTCACTTCAagcaatttttggatttttgaaaaatttcataactaaaaaaatacattcagaAGATTACAAACATGCATCAGAGCGTGTGCAGCTTCGCTTTCAGCGCATCATTGATGTAATATCTGAGGCATTGTGGAAGTATTCCGTTTTAGAAAAGTTCGATAATTCCCCTATATTGGCAAACATACAGCAAAAGTATGGCTTAGCACCCGAAGATCTGCTACAATTGGTGCGTGTGCATGCCGATGCTGTAGACAAATCTTCCAGTGATGATGACAGTCGTGATCGCAGTAATCACGCTAGTTTGTCGCGTCGCAAAGCAGCGCGAAAGAAACGACGTGCCACAATAAGTGGTGCAGCAGGAGTAGTGCGCCCAATGTTGCAAGAGAGCGAACTAAATCAAGGCAGCGGAAATTTAATGGCACGCAGCGTCACCGCTGCCGAAGATGGAGCGCAAAATCCTGTGCATGAATTAAAGTCACGGCGCGAGTTTGATAGTTTCACCGAACGGAGTATTATACCACAGATGTTGGGTTCGCCAGAGGATTTGGCAATAGTAGCATTGTCTTTGAACAATTTCAACGACGTCAAATTCATTATTGAG ACTTTTCACCTACAAAATACCGCACTCAACCGGGAGCTGCTGTTCGtcgaacaacaacagcaaatcaagcataaaCTCGCAACTATTTACGAGAAATATGAGCAGAAAGAGCAGTGCAGCGGCGTTGCGGATCCGCCAAAAGCCACCGTGGAGCAGATACGCAACGTGGCAGACAAAGGTTTCAGTATATCGCGAATTATCAGTGTCATTGACAAATTTGCGCTCACGCAAAGCATACAAGCCACAccggaacaacaacaaatttgccAGCGCCACATGAACAATCCACAGTACTCATTTTTGCGCAATTTCGAGACTCACAACTTAAATGCAATCATCATCACAGATTTGGTGCTCAATTTGCCTTTCAATCGCGAAATCATTTCGAATGTGTTGACGGTCATACGGCGTCAACAGCAAGTGCCCAGTGGAAGCATGTCGCGTTCCTTTAGAACGGAggccactgccactgccacaGCCGGCAATACCTCCAACACCAATTCACAGTTATATGGCGATATGGGCGCCTTGACGTTGCTCGAAAATCTCAGTGAATGTTTGGCATCCTTGAAGCAGCAGCGGCTATCGCAGTTGCTTTACGACAATCACTACTCGCTAAAACCACACAAATTGGCAGTAGAGTTGCAGCGCGAGCGCGCCTTTCACAGCGTCTTTCTCAAAGCAGCTAGCGAAATTGGGCACATCGATGATTTGCGCACGCATGGGTCACTCTTTCATGATCTCCAAGCGAAATGCAATTACTATCAACGTTTCATCGCCTATGTGCAGCAACTTGCGTACCTAGTCCACTTGCGCGATCGCAATATAGAGTATCATACGAGCGCACTGCTGAAGATCAACATCTGTGACGTCATTGGCGAATTGATATTCGAATGCGATATGACGCCGCTGGAGATCGAGGCGAATGTATCGGCTCTGAATTTGAATTTGGTGCATGTCATAGCGCTGAATGTCTGTCCCGAAATCGCCGGCAAATGCGGTGGGGTTGGCGGCTGGAAGGGTGTGTGGCGCAAGATCTCCGACCAAAAAGCCGAGAACATACTTAACTATGTGGCAAATCAAAATTCGTTACTGGCACGTCTGCTGCAGGGCGTCATCAACGCAGCTGACGTGTCGTTGTCGGCAAATAACTTAAGTACGCAGTACTTGGAGAGTTTGCTGGAGCTGGAGGAGATTGAGTGCTTAGCGCAGTTATTTGATGGCAATAAATTTGTGGCAGCCTTGCGCTCCGACTACGATCCCAGAGATCTGGTAGCTAATGTCACATCGAAACTGACACAGTTGGAGCTGCTAACATTGGAATTGGGCTATCAACCAAAAGCGTTGCAACAAGCGCGCACGGATCAGCTGTTAGTACAAGTAATCGAAGAGGATGCGCGCAACATTTGTTTGGCTGGGCGCATACATGACGTGGGTGTGCGCGCCAAGTTAATACGCGACAATTTTACGAAAATTGCCACAACACGCCTGGCCAAGGAGTTAATTGAAAATACGCTGCAACATAAGCATGCGGCAACAAGCATATCAGTGGCGTTGCGCCACCAGCTCGAGGAAACCTTAGCTGACATTACTATTTACGCGAAAGTCTCCGAGGTGCTGCAGTTCGAGACGTGGCCGCGCGCTTACGACTTTGGCTTGAAAACGCCAACGGCGATATTTGAGAAATTGTTGCAGCTGCATTTGTACAAATTGTGCTACAATTGGTGTCGCGTGGTGAAGTTGACCGCGCACTTTGCTGCGCAAAAGCAACGTTTTTTGGATGTGCTGCTGTACGCGCTGCTCGAGTTCCATGACGATATAGGCGACAGCAGCACTTCCGCTGTCGGCGTTGGCGATGGTGAGAGCGAAGTGAACAAATACTTACTGCAGATCCTCGAAACATTCCCCGTTGCAGATGTGGTCGAGTTTCTGGACAAACACAAAGACAAGTTTCGTTCGGTATATCTAATGAGTTACGCCGTCGACTATCTGTCACGCCACAATCCGCACGAATGTCAAAGCTatcgaaattataaaatttctctcgtcatttttgaacagctaacGCCCAACGAACTTGCTCCGTTCTGGAAACTTTTCAAATACCCTTTGCTGATAATTGAGCAGTTGGTGATGAATACAAAATTTGAGACGCTGACCAAAGTGCTAGCGGCTGTGCGTAGTGCGCTGTCGCACGTGGACGCCGTTGACGCGCAGGTGTGTTCCTTCTGTTTTGACAAACGCGGCCACATTTACGACATACACACGCGCAGTCCGAATTCGCCGCTGAAAGTGAAGTTCCAACTGGGCACTGACACTGGCCATACCACAAACTCTGCATTTATTTTGCTCAATTTCAATTTGTATCAGAAGAATCATGTCATCACGCATGAGTGCATCGATTTGCTGCTCCGTATCTACGGCACCAAGGCGCTGGACTATCACGTCTCAGACATCGCCTCTTCGTCGGAACGCATCTCACAGACCACAGACATGCAACAGTCGTTGGACTCGTTGTGTGGCGCATTCCAAATGCCGCCGACGGCACCGACGCGTGACGATTGGGTGCGCGACGATGATGCCACGCACTGCATGTGCTGCCATCGTGCCGCGTTCACCATGCTGATGCGTCGCCATCATTGTCGTCGTTGCGGACGGGTGGTTTGCTTTGCCTGCTCAACGCATCGCATGCGCATACCCGCTCTGTACGATGATGTGGAGGTGCGTGTTTGCAACGACTGCTTCAGCAAAACAGAAGAGGCGCAACGTAAGCGTGCGGAAGCTGAGGTAAAACGCGATGGTGCTACGACTGCCGTTGGTAATGGTGCGCGTGTGCGTGAAATCGACGCTTATAAGTGGCAGCTGTGCGGCAACATTACGCACGACAAGCTGTTGCGTGAGGAGTTCTGCTACGAGCATGCGCCCAGCGTGGCGCTATGTCTCTCCATACTCGCTTTTCATCAGGGTCAACAGAAATGTGTCGACTTGCTGTTGTATCACTGCCACAAATTGGAAAAACTATTCGTGCCAAATCCGGAAGTCGACTACGAATTGGTGGCGAAGATGATGAGCTGTCTTGCATTGGCTGCTAAG gTGCGTGGTGGCCCACCTGAAATTGAAACTATACGCGAGCATGCGGCGATTATTATGTCAGTGGTGCAAAATGGCTGCGAGGCGCTAATACCAGCGGGTCCTCTGAACAATCACAGTCTTCGCAAACTGGGTGACTCGCTGGTGCAAGCAGAAAAATGGGATCTGGCATTTGAGGTGCACCTCAAGTGTGGATTTCCCACAGCCGGAGTTATGGCCGCGCACGGGTTATCTTGTCTGCGGGCAGGTTGTTTTGATACAG CACGCGAGAAATTCTCCCATTGCATGACGAAATTGAGTAGCGAATATATAAACGCAAAAATCTGCAAATACATCATGTCCACATCCACTGATGCCGACAACAATGAGAGTCCCTTCGAGTGGTACAACGATGTTGACATTCAAGCAATCAAAAGACCACAACGCGGTCCGCCACTATTGCAGGAAATAGTGAAAACTATCGAGAACACGCCATGTCTCAAGCCGCAACCAGAAACGCTGAAGCGCGCATCGCTCATACGCAGCTCGAACACTTCACTGGCATCACTGCTATCGCGCCGCAAAGACCCCTGCCCCATACGCCTGCATGAGCCCGCACTGGGCATACTCAACACATTGGCTAATCTGAAAAAGATCACAAAAGGTCAATATACTGAGGTACACAGCAATTTCAGTGGTCTGCATACGAATTTGGACAACAAATCACGTCAGTACTTGCAACACACGCGTGGCTTCGAAGAGTGTCTACACTATGTGCTCACCTATGGATCGCACACGGATGTGCTGCAATTCCTCATGCGCCATCACGAGCTTATCGCTACTTTAAAATATTACATTGAACAAAATCTCGAAACCGAATTGttcatacaaaatatatttctcaTATCGCTGCGTAATGGCGCTGTGCCCACTTTGATCGAACACATGCAAAAGCTGGACGCCAGTTTGTCGATATGGCGGGTGACACTACTGCAGACATGCCACTACCTGGAGACACAGAATCTACTCAACTCACTCTATCAGCTGCAGCTACTGTTGCAGGATCCTGTGCGCGCCAGCATGACTTGTGTCAGATTCTACTCGAAAAATTGTGATAGCTTCCAGAAATTGCATGCCAACGCAATGCATTTGCACAATGCGCACAAGCATTTGCAGTCGCAACTCGAGGTGACGCAGTGGGATAAAGTGGATTTGGAGCCTATGCTGCGCAAAAGAAACAGCTCAGTTGGCAGTCGACGCTCGAGTAGGGGGTCTGGTGCGCATACACCCGCTCTGCACTCGAGCTTTTTGATGGAAATGGATGCGCGTGCACTGAACAGTCACATCAATACGATCTTAATGCAATTGGAGGTGGCGAAATTTCTCGCGCATTGTGAGAAGGAGTCCAACCCAGCGGAGGAGCCCATCACTTTGAAAACACTGAAGCAG ATACGCCTTGACCACAGCCTCAAGTTAAAGCTGCCCACACTATTCGATGGTCTCCAAGAGCGCATAGAAATTAGCATTTTAATTCTGCTATGCGGCAAAAATATCGACGAGGGTTTTGGTTTGACCTACAG GATCATTAATCATTACAAATTGCCTGGGATGAAAGTATTTGCAGCAGCTGCCAAGTTTCTTGCCTGCAATCAGCGTATTGGCGAAGTCGAGAAGTTGATTAGCTGCATAACGAGCAACAATGGCATCCAAACGCGTGACATTGACGAAATCCTTTCGGTCGCTATCAATTCGGCGTGTAATAGCAACGCGCCAGAGGTGAAAGCTGCGCTCGATAATCTCGCCAAGAAGATCCATAGCGTTGAATTGCGCATATCTTGTCACATCTTTATTGGCCAATTGAAATCGGCATACCTTTTGGCGAATAAATATGAACGCATCGGTGATATTCGTCGCATACTCCGGCAAGCCGAACTCACAAATCAGGTGCATATAAAGAAATTGTGCgaaagaaaattgaattttaatgcaGCCGCACGTGAATAA